In one uncultured Methanobrevibacter sp. genomic region, the following are encoded:
- a CDS encoding tRNA pseudouridine(54/55) synthase Pus10 gives MDNMFELASSILEETDGKICKSCLGRKLSKTIEGNNNIERADKVCDELNINLDDVDCAVCDNLFDKLDDDLYCKIDEKINLLGVEFDTFLVGSKIDKDIQKRDEELSEKFGLSVETIKKEVNRLIGLGIWERYDKEAEFEAQDIVFNVDLINEPKVRIQINPLYIEGKYNKLKRGIPQTKWPCSKCKGRGCEECNFTGKQYPESVEELISEHFLKLTKGREAKFHGAGREDIDVLMLGSGRPFVLEIKEPKIRKLDLEKIEQEINKVNEGKTAYHNLHVCERKRKAEIKQSSPDTYKVYRALVKCDEAFDKDKLEELTKLNEIHQQTPLRVLRRRADKVRIKHVLDLSYEIIDDTRFSMRIKTEGGLYIKELISGDEGRSHPNIGEILGVNAICEQLDVIEVSEK, from the coding sequence ATAGATAATATGTTTGAATTAGCAAGTAGTATTTTAGAAGAAACTGATGGTAAAATATGTAAAAGTTGTTTGGGCCGTAAACTGTCCAAGACAATTGAAGGAAACAACAATATCGAAAGGGCAGATAAAGTCTGTGATGAGCTTAACATCAATCTAGATGATGTGGACTGCGCAGTTTGCGATAATTTATTCGATAAGCTTGATGATGATTTATACTGCAAGATTGATGAAAAAATAAATCTTCTGGGTGTTGAATTCGACACCTTTTTAGTAGGTTCAAAAATAGATAAGGACATTCAAAAAAGGGATGAGGAACTTTCTGAAAAATTCGGTTTAAGCGTTGAAACCATTAAAAAGGAAGTCAACAGACTCATTGGTCTTGGAATATGGGAAAGATATGATAAAGAGGCGGAATTTGAAGCGCAGGATATTGTTTTTAACGTTGATTTAATCAATGAACCTAAAGTCAGAATTCAAATTAACCCGTTATATATAGAAGGAAAATACAATAAGCTGAAACGTGGAATTCCGCAAACCAAATGGCCATGCTCTAAATGTAAGGGAAGAGGATGTGAGGAATGTAATTTCACAGGAAAGCAGTATCCTGAATCTGTTGAGGAACTGATTTCCGAGCATTTTTTAAAATTAACTAAAGGAAGAGAAGCTAAATTCCATGGGGCAGGCCGTGAAGATATTGACGTTTTAATGTTGGGTTCCGGAAGGCCTTTTGTCTTAGAAATTAAAGAACCAAAAATCAGAAAACTTGATTTGGAAAAAATAGAGCAAGAAATCAATAAAGTTAATGAAGGTAAAACTGCTTATCATAATCTGCATGTATGTGAGAGGAAAAGAAAAGCAGAAATTAAGCAGTCCTCTCCGGATACATACAAGGTTTATAGAGCTCTTGTTAAATGTGATGAGGCATTTGACAAGGATAAATTGGAAGAATTAACTAAATTGAATGAAATTCATCAGCAAACTCCTTTGAGAGTATTGAGGAGACGCGCTGATAAGGTACGTATTAAGCATGTTCTTGATTTGTCCTACGAAATTATAGATGATACAAGATTCAGTATGCGTATCAAAACTGAAGGGGGATTATATATTAAGGAATTAATCTCCGGTGATGAAGGAAGAAGTCATCCGAATATTGGTGAAATATTGGGTGTTAATGCTATTTGTGAACAATTGGATGTAATTGAAGTAAGTGAGAAGTAG
- a CDS encoding signal recognition particle protein Srp54: protein MIMLGNLGDNLTNTMKKLVGMSVIDKKTIKEVVKDIQRALIQSDVNIKLVLELSKKIESRALEEEPPKGITPREHVITIIYEEMVNLLGSEAAGLDINDRPYKILFLGLQGSGKTTTIGKLCRYLQKKGFNPAVVCTDTWRPAAYEQLRQLTEEMDVPLYGDPDNKDALDLAQKGLEEFKNRKVIIFDTAGRHKQEEDLIAEMDELDNIINPNEAILVIDGTIGQQAGEQARAFSQATDIGSIIITKLDGSAKGGGALSAVAETGAPIKFIGTGERIDDFELFDPERFISRLLGMGDIKSLIEKAEENIDEDVAEKTMNNMLTGKFTLMDMKNQFEMMNKMGPMQQVLNMIPGMGNKISKEASKMTEDKIDTYKIMMSSMTEEEMLNPKIIKQSRIRRIARGSGVEESEVKELLKYYNNTKKTMKGIGKRGGRLGGGAMNRMMGQFMNR, encoded by the coding sequence ATTATCATGCTAGGAAATTTGGGAGATAATCTTACTAATACTATGAAAAAATTAGTGGGAATGTCTGTTATTGATAAAAAAACAATTAAGGAAGTTGTAAAAGATATACAACGTGCATTAATTCAATCAGACGTTAATATTAAACTAGTATTAGAATTATCTAAAAAAATTGAATCAAGAGCTCTTGAAGAGGAACCTCCTAAGGGTATCACTCCAAGAGAACATGTTATAACTATTATTTATGAAGAAATGGTAAACCTTCTGGGCAGTGAAGCCGCCGGTCTTGACATTAACGACAGGCCATATAAGATTCTGTTTCTGGGTCTTCAGGGTAGTGGTAAAACTACTACAATCGGTAAATTATGCAGATACCTGCAGAAAAAAGGTTTCAACCCTGCTGTTGTCTGTACAGACACATGGAGACCAGCCGCTTATGAGCAGTTAAGGCAATTGACAGAAGAAATGGATGTTCCTTTATATGGGGATCCTGACAATAAGGATGCACTTGATCTGGCTCAAAAAGGTTTGGAAGAGTTTAAAAATAGAAAAGTCATTATTTTCGATACTGCAGGAAGGCACAAACAGGAAGAAGACCTTATTGCAGAAATGGATGAGCTGGACAATATAATCAATCCTAATGAAGCTATTCTGGTTATTGACGGTACCATCGGTCAGCAGGCCGGTGAACAGGCAAGGGCATTTTCACAGGCAACCGACATAGGATCAATTATCATTACAAAATTGGACGGTTCAGCTAAAGGTGGGGGTGCACTGTCTGCCGTTGCAGAAACCGGAGCTCCAATTAAATTCATCGGTACTGGTGAGAGAATAGATGACTTTGAACTCTTTGATCCTGAAAGATTCATCTCAAGACTGCTTGGAATGGGGGACATCAAATCCCTTATAGAAAAGGCAGAGGAAAATATCGATGAGGATGTTGCAGAAAAAACCATGAACAACATGCTTACCGGTAAATTCACACTGATGGACATGAAAAACCAGTTTGAAATGATGAATAAGATGGGACCTATGCAACAGGTTCTAAACATGATTCCAGGTATGGGAAACAAGATTTCAAAAGAAGCATCCAAGATGACTGAAGACAAGATTGACACATATAAAATCATGATGTCTTCAATGACAGAAGAGGAAATGCTTAACCCTAAGATTATAAAACAGTCACGTATCAGAAGAATTGCCCGTGGTTCCGGCGTGGAAGAAAGCGAAGTAAAAGAACTTCTAAAATATTACAATAACACTAAAAAGACAATGAAAGGAATAGGAAAACGTGGTGGCCGTCTTGGAGGCGGTGCAATGAACCGTATGATGGGTCAATTTATGAATAGATAA
- the hpt gene encoding hypoxanthine/guanine phosphoribosyltransferase gives MLEEVKKSLESSPIVKKGEYNYFVNPISDGVPAMNPKMLRELSLMVHKHANLDVDKIVAVEAMGIHLATALSLATDIPFVVIRKRQYGLEGEKEVYQKTGYGSSNLYINDLHPGEKILLIDDVVSTGGTLIALIRTLEDMGLEIKSIVPVIEKGEGKEIVEKETGYKLLSLIKLDVVDGKVVIEKTIED, from the coding sequence ATGTTAGAAGAAGTAAAAAAATCTTTAGAATCATCACCCATTGTGAAAAAAGGAGAATATAATTACTTTGTAAACCCAATTAGTGATGGGGTTCCTGCAATGAACCCTAAAATGTTACGTGAATTATCTTTAATGGTTCATAAACATGCCAATTTGGACGTGGATAAAATTGTAGCTGTAGAAGCTATGGGAATACACTTAGCTACTGCATTATCTCTTGCAACAGACATTCCATTTGTTGTTATCCGTAAAAGACAATACGGACTTGAAGGAGAAAAAGAAGTCTATCAGAAAACAGGATACGGATCATCAAACCTTTACATTAACGATTTACACCCTGGTGAAAAAATACTGCTCATTGATGATGTAGTAAGTACTGGAGGAACACTGATTGCCCTGATTAGAACTTTGGAAGATATGGGCCTTGAAATCAAATCTATTGTTCCTGTAATTGAAAAAGGAGAAGGAAAAGAAATAGTTGAAAAGGAAACAGGATACAAATTGTTATCCCTTATTAAACTAGATGTTGTTGATGGAAAAGTAGTTATTGAAAAGACAATCGAAGATTAA
- the dph2 gene encoding diphthamide biosynthesis enzyme Dph2, with translation MSMYDMDLDKVIRKINSKNAKTVGLQFPEGLKMQAVKIAKAIEDETEATVIISGDPCFGACDVSDWKMKGSVDLIVHYGHTPLPLKYEVPTLFIEAFSQIDVKKDLKKCLEEIKDYSRVGLVTTTQHLHLLNEIKDYLEDNGKEVILGSSASTRKGQVLGCNFSSIKDLDVEIILFIGSGNFHPLGIKLFSNVDVLAIDPYNSEIRKMDEYADRILRIRFARITKAKTARKWGIIVSSKEGQYRMTLAKELKKILEEHNMEAYIILADNINPDILLPYMELDAFVVSACPRIAIDDSQMYKKPLLTPQELEIVLDKRKWENYQLDEILFHERYQK, from the coding sequence ATGTCAATGTATGATATGGATTTGGATAAGGTAATCCGAAAAATCAACTCCAAAAATGCTAAAACAGTTGGACTTCAGTTCCCTGAAGGATTGAAAATGCAGGCTGTTAAAATAGCCAAAGCCATCGAAGATGAAACAGAAGCCACAGTCATCATTTCAGGAGACCCCTGTTTTGGAGCCTGTGATGTAAGCGACTGGAAAATGAAAGGGTCCGTTGATTTGATAGTTCATTACGGACACACTCCACTTCCATTAAAATATGAAGTTCCGACACTTTTTATTGAAGCATTTTCACAAATTGATGTTAAAAAAGACCTTAAAAAGTGTCTGGAGGAAATCAAGGACTACTCAAGAGTTGGCCTTGTAACAACAACACAGCATCTGCACCTTTTAAATGAAATAAAGGATTATCTTGAAGACAATGGTAAGGAAGTTATTTTAGGTTCATCAGCCTCAACAAGAAAAGGACAGGTTTTAGGCTGCAATTTTTCATCAATAAAAGATTTGGACGTTGAAATCATATTGTTTATAGGCAGCGGAAATTTCCACCCCCTTGGAATCAAATTATTTTCAAATGTTGACGTTTTGGCAATAGATCCGTACAACAGTGAAATTCGAAAGATGGATGAATATGCAGACAGGATTTTAAGAATAAGATTTGCAAGAATAACAAAAGCAAAAACAGCTAGAAAATGGGGTATAATAGTATCTTCAAAAGAAGGACAATACAGAATGACTCTTGCAAAGGAACTTAAAAAGATATTGGAAGAGCACAATATGGAAGCATACATCATCCTGGCAGACAACATCAATCCAGATATCTTACTTCCTTACATGGAACTGGATGCCTTTGTTGTAAGTGCCTGCCCAAGAATTGCAATTGATGATTCTCAAATGTATAAAAAACCTTTATTAACTCCTCAAGAGCTGGAAATCGTTTTAGATAAAAGGAAATGGGAAAATTACCAATTGGATGAAATCCTATTCCATGAACGTTATCAAAAATAA
- a CDS encoding exosome complex RNA-binding protein Csl4: MSNKDEQIVMPGEKLGIIEQYLPGEGTFDDNGDIKASVLGNVKINQKMKVISVESDAKPALLQVGDVVYGQITDIKPQRANVNIECIKDNARPLALPYMGAIHISQAKKDYLEKLSDAFRIGDIIQAKVVKITGDNVDLGTVDDDCGVLKAMCTRCRDYMHTTKKQNELQCNNCNKKEKRKVSKNYVND, from the coding sequence ATGAGCAATAAAGACGAACAAATAGTAATGCCTGGAGAAAAATTAGGAATAATTGAGCAATATCTCCCGGGAGAAGGTACATTCGATGATAATGGAGACATTAAAGCATCTGTACTAGGTAATGTTAAAATTAATCAAAAAATGAAGGTTATTTCTGTTGAAAGTGATGCAAAACCAGCTTTATTACAAGTTGGAGATGTAGTATATGGTCAAATAACTGATATAAAACCGCAAAGAGCTAATGTTAATATAGAATGTATAAAAGATAATGCAAGACCATTAGCACTACCATATATGGGAGCTATCCACATATCTCAAGCAAAAAAAGATTATCTCGAAAAATTATCTGATGCTTTCAGAATAGGCGACATAATACAAGCAAAAGTAGTTAAAATAACTGGAGATAATGTTGATTTAGGTACTGTAGATGATGACTGTGGAGTTCTAAAAGCAATGTGTACACGTTGCAGAGATTATATGCACACTACCAAAAAACAAAATGAGCTTCAGTGCAATAACTGTAACAAAAAAGAGAAACGTAAAGTTTCCAAAAACTATGTTAATGATTAA
- a CDS encoding DNA-directed RNA polymerase subunit L — MENIEIIEDKTLELTFRINDESHGVCNALRHLLMQDEDVEYAVYNIDHPLTGKPEMTIKTKRGKRPRVVLKKAAEELQKESADFKKLIDEAL, encoded by the coding sequence ATGGAAAATATTGAAATTATTGAAGATAAAACTTTAGAATTGACATTTCGTATAAATGATGAAAGTCACGGAGTTTGCAATGCTTTAAGACACCTTCTGATGCAAGATGAAGATGTTGAATATGCCGTTTACAATATCGATCACCCTCTTACTGGAAAACCTGAAATGACAATAAAAACAAAAAGAGGAAAAAGACCTAGAGTTGTATTGAAAAAAGCAGCAGAAGAACTCCAAAAAGAAAGTGCTGATTTTAAAAAACTTATCGATGAAGCTTTATAG
- a CDS encoding NUDIX hydrolase produces MSEYKIPSITADIFIFDDDLNFILIKRKNDPYKDCWAIPGGFVEYGESVETAAIREAKEETSIDVELIDLVNVYSKPDRDPRGHTITVAYTAKGNFEDKKADSDASDISIFNEKKLDEIKLAFDHEKIIKDCLKTIKNKL; encoded by the coding sequence ATGAGCGAATATAAAATTCCTTCTATAACTGCCGACATCTTTATTTTTGATGATGATTTGAACTTTATTTTAATCAAAAGAAAAAATGATCCTTATAAAGATTGCTGGGCAATCCCAGGAGGATTTGTAGAATACGGTGAAAGTGTAGAAACAGCAGCAATACGAGAGGCAAAAGAAGAAACCAGCATTGATGTTGAACTAATAGATTTAGTTAATGTTTATTCAAAGCCTGACAGAGACCCAAGAGGACACACAATCACAGTAGCATACACTGCAAAAGGAAATTTTGAAGATAAAAAAGCAGACAGTGATGCAAGCGACATATCAATTTTTAATGAAAAAAAGTTAGATGAAATTAAACTTGCATTTGACCATGAAAAAATCATTAAAGATTGTTTAAAAACCATTAAAAACAAATTATAA
- a CDS encoding transcription factor S, which yields MEFCPKCGAMLLPKDGKLECGCGYKEDLSNDNEDYAVSKKVEAEETVKMLGEDIDMGPGITEICPKCGHDKATYELKQTRSADEAPTRFFTCKKCKHKWREYS from the coding sequence ATGGAATTTTGTCCTAAATGTGGAGCTATGTTACTTCCAAAAGATGGAAAATTAGAATGTGGCTGTGGATATAAAGAAGATTTATCAAATGATAATGAAGATTATGCAGTTTCAAAGAAAGTTGAAGCTGAAGAAACTGTTAAAATGCTTGGAGAAGATATTGATATGGGTCCGGGCATTACTGAAATTTGTCCTAAATGCGGACATGACAAAGCTACCTATGAGCTAAAACAAACCCGTAGTGCTGATGAAGCTCCTACACGTTTTTTCACTTGTAAAAAATGTAAACATAAATGGAGAGAATACAGTTAA
- a CDS encoding topoisomerase IV has translation MKDSKEKEHRISNLKEMIDHVSDEDVNEEENFEDIEEDIELINYLNGRDGDDLEIDDEFIYHPSEDKGEAINLEENPIDENYIINTPKEKDSEEDNSAEGEDILDDFSDGINESFDNIINAKIGRTPILAVISTLMGLLLLALSAYEFSTRSDRVIDNVISGESHFMSVILLIFGLILLAYGLFKIFGFKNPFQGLSNSLDSVESDKPQKPTPKQKEKEEDTPKAIPKSNIPLDKESYKIGEFNLGDLKNKFKKPSKPKKSTPPTQEELDQIPPAREKPKEKKGLTSEEIEEIEYEQVVLEGESIDDIFAEVEDIEDIPIVSVDSENKKEK, from the coding sequence ATGAAAGATTCTAAAGAAAAAGAGCATAGGATTTCAAATCTCAAAGAAATGATTGACCATGTCTCAGATGAGGATGTCAATGAGGAAGAAAATTTCGAAGACATCGAAGAAGACATTGAATTAATCAACTATCTGAATGGTAGAGACGGTGATGATTTAGAAATCGACGATGAATTTATCTACCACCCTAGTGAAGATAAAGGAGAAGCTATTAATTTAGAAGAAAATCCTATTGATGAAAATTATATAATAAATACTCCTAAAGAAAAAGATTCAGAGGAAGATAATTCTGCTGAAGGCGAAGATATACTTGATGATTTCTCAGATGGCATAAATGAAAGCTTTGATAATATAATCAATGCAAAAATTGGCAGAACACCAATACTTGCAGTCATCAGTACATTAATGGGATTATTACTCTTAGCCCTCTCAGCATATGAATTTTCTACACGCAGTGATAGAGTAATAGACAATGTCATATCTGGTGAAAGCCATTTCATGTCAGTCATATTACTAATATTTGGATTAATCTTACTAGCTTACGGATTGTTTAAAATTTTCGGATTCAAAAATCCATTCCAAGGACTGTCAAACAGTTTGGATTCGGTTGAAAGTGATAAACCACAAAAACCAACTCCTAAACAAAAAGAAAAAGAAGAAGATACACCTAAAGCAATCCCTAAAAGCAATATTCCTTTGGACAAAGAATCTTACAAAATAGGCGAATTCAATCTTGGGGATTTAAAAAATAAATTTAAAAAACCATCCAAACCAAAAAAATCAACCCCACCGACTCAAGAAGAATTAGATCAAATTCCACCTGCTCGAGAAAAACCTAAAGAGAAAAAAGGTCTAACCAGTGAAGAGATTGAAGAAATTGAATATGAACAGGTAGTCCTCGAAGGTGAGTCTATTGATGATATTTTTGCTGAAGTTGAAGATATTGAAGACATTCCTATAGTCTCTGTTGATAGTGAAAATAAAAAAGAAAAATAA
- a CDS encoding helicase C-terminal domain-containing protein, giving the protein MSNSIFCPNCGMLKSNCTCENSSNAKSKGPTNLFSFQKTVKSSILDDEIPEVYSIDNHKLDEGTAAYLKEIYPHIDDDIIENFPFNEPRSGQLDIIQNISDAIKQGYKYIILEAGTGTGKSAIATTLAKMYESAYILTMTKQLQSQYSNEFSFPLVKGRGNFACLNSNLDVTCDMGMCKTTPASSNFYCPYGIAKNPSLDAELAFEDSFGGTVFYQSANHCHYWNQKANAINSPITLMNYDYAIMELNYVKHFAPRSLLILDEAHNIENKLMATMEVTLYNRTLENDINKHISPETLKDGELPDWKMEIEAIRESYEEIDLKDVKKNKADRIRSTISRLKTLSNNLEKEPKNWVIDAEESGVTFKPLRVHHYAKNHLLKYGDVVIFMSATILSHKMFSKWLGLNPNEVYHIKVDSPFTKEKRPIILNLAGKMSANRIKNTAPKTIPILQDILKKHEGDKGLIHTHSYKCQQYILNNLYNSRLVSHTSKNREQILNFFEKDENPLVLVSPSMSEGVDLPYDKCRFQVIYKVPFPYLGDKQVNMRMKRDKKWYAYKTVMTLMQAYGRGMRAEDDSCYTYIIDSDINMLFKSPMYRSLIPDFFKEAVVRIKN; this is encoded by the coding sequence ATGTCAAATTCGATTTTTTGCCCAAATTGTGGTATGTTAAAAAGTAATTGTACTTGCGAAAATTCAAGTAATGCAAAATCAAAAGGTCCAACTAATTTATTTAGTTTTCAAAAGACTGTCAAGTCTTCCATATTGGATGATGAGATTCCTGAAGTTTATTCAATTGATAATCATAAGTTGGATGAGGGAACCGCTGCATATCTAAAGGAGATATATCCCCATATTGATGATGATATTATTGAAAATTTCCCTTTTAATGAGCCTAGATCCGGACAATTGGATATAATTCAAAATATCAGTGATGCAATCAAGCAGGGATATAAATATATCATTTTAGAGGCAGGTACAGGTACCGGGAAATCCGCAATAGCTACAACTCTTGCTAAAATGTATGAATCTGCATATATTTTAACAATGACAAAACAGCTGCAGTCCCAGTATTCCAATGAGTTTAGCTTTCCGCTTGTAAAGGGAAGGGGAAATTTCGCCTGTCTGAATTCAAATCTGGATGTAACCTGCGATATGGGTATGTGTAAAACTACTCCTGCTTCAAGCAATTTTTACTGTCCTTATGGTATTGCAAAAAATCCTTCACTGGATGCAGAGTTAGCTTTTGAGGATTCTTTCGGAGGGACTGTTTTTTATCAATCAGCCAATCACTGTCATTACTGGAATCAAAAGGCAAATGCAATTAATTCTCCAATAACATTAATGAACTATGATTATGCGATTATGGAGTTAAATTATGTCAAACATTTTGCTCCACGTTCCCTATTGATTTTGGATGAAGCTCATAATATTGAAAATAAACTGATGGCAACAATGGAAGTTACTTTGTATAACAGAACCCTTGAAAATGATATTAATAAGCACATTTCTCCTGAGACCTTAAAGGATGGTGAGCTTCCAGACTGGAAAATGGAAATAGAAGCTATTAGGGAAAGCTATGAAGAAATTGATTTAAAGGATGTTAAGAAAAATAAAGCCGATAGAATCAGATCCACCATATCCAGATTAAAAACCCTCAGCAATAATCTTGAAAAGGAACCTAAAAATTGGGTTATTGACGCTGAAGAAAGCGGCGTAACATTTAAGCCGTTGAGAGTACACCATTATGCTAAAAATCACCTGTTAAAATATGGTGATGTTGTAATCTTTATGAGCGCTACAATATTGTCACACAAGATGTTTTCAAAATGGTTGGGTCTAAACCCTAATGAAGTCTATCATATTAAAGTAGACAGTCCATTTACTAAGGAAAAAAGGCCGATTATTCTAAATTTAGCCGGAAAAATGTCTGCTAATAGGATAAAGAATACTGCTCCTAAAACCATTCCGATTCTTCAGGATATTCTTAAAAAACATGAAGGCGATAAAGGTCTGATTCATACTCACAGTTATAAGTGCCAGCAGTATATTCTCAATAATCTTTACAATTCCAGACTGGTTTCCCATACATCAAAAAACAGGGAGCAAATATTGAATTTCTTTGAAAAAGATGAAAATCCTCTTGTTTTAGTTTCACCGTCTATGAGTGAAGGTGTGGATTTGCCTTATGATAAGTGCAGATTCCAGGTTATCTATAAAGTGCCATTCCCGTATCTTGGAGATAAGCAGGTAAATATGAGAATGAAAAGGGATAAAAAATGGTATGCCTATAAAACAGTTATGACACTTATGCAGGCTTACGGTCGTGGAATGAGAGCAGAAGATGATTCATGTTACACATACATTATTGACAGTGACATCAACATGTTGTTTAAAAGTCCAATGTACAGGTCTCTTATTCCTGATTTCTTTAAAGAAGCGGTTGTTCGTATAAAAAATTAG
- the cobI gene encoding precorrin-2 C(20)-methyltransferase, with amino-acid sequence MTEKGKLYGIGVGPGDTELLTLKAARILKEVPVVFTPKSSKEKDSIALSIVRPVLEERDDYKRLMLVTPIFPMIEDKDELEKIWTSASEMISQYLDSGRDVAFITLGDPSVFSTYSYIQKKLKENYEIETVPGITSFTACAAARNEALVEQNQILTIVPKIDKRVEQVIEYSDSIVLMKASRNTSNLEKTIEEKERPKDIYSVQNCTRENEKIIEGFSDEKPYLTTTVIKFKDD; translated from the coding sequence ATGACTGAAAAAGGAAAATTATATGGAATTGGTGTTGGACCTGGAGATACAGAATTACTTACATTAAAAGCGGCAAGAATATTAAAAGAAGTTCCAGTCGTATTTACACCAAAATCTTCAAAAGAAAAAGACAGTATTGCATTATCTATAGTTAGACCAGTACTTGAAGAAAGAGATGATTATAAAAGATTAATGCTTGTTACACCAATATTTCCAATGATTGAAGATAAAGATGAACTCGAAAAAATCTGGACAAGTGCTTCTGAAATGATTTCACAATACTTGGACAGCGGAAGGGATGTTGCCTTTATCACACTTGGCGACCCGTCCGTATTCAGTACATATTCATATATTCAAAAGAAATTGAAAGAAAATTATGAAATTGAAACTGTTCCGGGAATTACATCATTTACTGCATGTGCTGCAGCCAGAAATGAAGCTCTGGTAGAACAAAACCAAATCTTAACAATCGTTCCTAAAATTGACAAAAGAGTAGAACAGGTTATAGAATATAGTGATTCAATCGTTTTAATGAAGGCTTCAAGAAATACTTCAAATCTGGAAAAAACAATTGAAGAAAAAGAAAGACCTAAAGATATTTACTCCGTACAGAATTGTACCCGTGAAAATGAAAAAATTATTGAAGGCTTTTCTGATGAAAAACCTTATCTTACAACAACAGTAATAAAATTCAAGGATGATTAG
- a CDS encoding V4R domain-containing protein, with amino-acid sequence MSEQKPIQIFSNPDDNIGVNVIKSPVKLTILEMLRDRDMEFDEIVNNTGKSKSTVSVHLKGLRETGVISYKVNPADNRKKIFYLNSKYIGSVDVVEPKEIEETQADYLIKNLIEEDEEFSTLLFHTLKAMLIQEGINIDPILQATGNSIGKSLFEKLYDEDLDVFMENISDFWQRKGLGKLTFKIGQIIKITTYDCFECKFLPKTGKPACFLDTGILEGLFGEFFNLPVSVIEIQCYTMGDEKCVFEIEPLGVKPS; translated from the coding sequence ATGAGTGAACAGAAGCCTATCCAGATTTTTTCAAATCCAGATGACAATATTGGTGTTAACGTAATCAAAAGTCCAGTAAAACTTACTATTCTAGAAATGTTAAGAGACAGAGATATGGAATTCGACGAAATAGTCAATAACACTGGAAAATCAAAATCAACAGTATCAGTTCATCTTAAAGGTTTACGGGAAACTGGTGTTATATCTTATAAAGTTAATCCGGCAGATAACCGGAAAAAAATATTCTATTTAAACTCAAAATATATAGGTTCTGTAGATGTTGTTGAGCCAAAAGAGATTGAAGAAACTCAGGCGGACTATTTAATCAAAAATCTCATTGAGGAAGATGAGGAATTTTCTACATTACTGTTCCACACATTAAAAGCAATGCTTATTCAGGAAGGAATTAATATAGATCCAATTTTACAGGCTACAGGCAACAGCATAGGTAAATCTCTTTTTGAAAAATTATATGATGAGGATTTGGATGTTTTTATGGAGAATATTTCTGATTTCTGGCAGAGAAAAGGTTTAGGAAAGTTAACATTTAAAATTGGTCAAATAATTAAAATTACTACCTATGATTGCTTTGAATGTAAATTTCTCCCAAAAACTGGAAAACCAGCATGTTTTTTAGATACTGGAATTCTTGAAGGATTATTTGGTGAATTTTTCAATCTCCCTGTTAGTGTTATAGAAATTCAATGTTATACTATGGGAGATGAAAAATGCGTATTTGAAATTGAACCGTTAGGTGTTAAACCTAGCTAA
- a CDS encoding dCMP deaminase family protein, producing MTDEKSINENNANRMSKNEYYLAIAFAVSKRSTCLKRRYGAVIVNNDEIISTGYNGNPRGEENCCDRGNCQRMNLPSNSGNYNDCFSVHAEQNAMISASRNEMLGSTIFLAGEKYDNGEWVEIDDAEPCPICSRMIKNSGIDKIVSKKGILKLRD from the coding sequence ATGACAGATGAAAAATCAATAAATGAAAATAACGCAAACCGTATGAGTAAAAATGAGTATTACCTTGCAATCGCCTTTGCTGTATCAAAAAGAAGCACCTGTCTAAAACGACGATACGGAGCGGTAATAGTCAACAACGATGAAATAATCAGTACAGGTTATAATGGAAATCCAAGAGGAGAAGAAAACTGTTGCGATAGAGGAAACTGTCAAAGAATGAACCTTCCATCCAATTCAGGCAACTATAACGACTGTTTTTCAGTGCATGCTGAACAAAATGCAATGATTAGTGCAAGCAGAAATGAAATGCTTGGATCAACAATTTTCCTTGCTGGAGAAAAGTATGATAATGGAGAGTGGGTGGAAATTGACGATGCTGAACCTTGTCCGATATGCTCCAGAATGATAAAAAACTCCGGAATTGATAAAATCGTAAGTAAAAAAGGGATTTTAAAACTACGTGACTGA